In the Setaria italica strain Yugu1 chromosome VI, Setaria_italica_v2.0, whole genome shotgun sequence genome, one interval contains:
- the LOC101772064 gene encoding phosphopantothenate--cysteine ligase 2, translated as MAVDPSIAAQAEAAARRSEEAAEAFFRAAPPLRDRDRVAASLNDFVARHSAGSGGVGGPAGVICITSGGTTVPLEQRCVRYIDNFSSGQRGAAATEYFLKAGYAVIFIHRRGSKQPYCRFLPEDSFLDLFELGEDSEIQVPQSHSAVVKAAISNYRKAIHEGLLLKLPFTTIFEYLQLLQMVATSMNCLGHRGMFFLAAAVSDFYVPWESMAKHKIESAVGPLNMQLNQVPKMLFILRKNWAPSAFCVSFKLETDPNILLQKAEMALKKYGMNVVVANELANYKDVVVMVTSSGRTTVSRSSKEEDLEKQLTELLVKMHSEHITQPSS; from the exons ATGGCCGTGGATCCAAGCATCGCGGCgcaggcggaggccgcggcgcgccggagcgaggaggcggcggaggccttcttccgcgccgcgccgccgctccgcgaCCGCGACCGCGTCGCTGCCAGCCTCAACGACTTCGTCGCCCGCCACTCCGCCG GGAGCGGCGGTGTGGGAGGGCCCGCCGGGGTTATCTGCATCACCTCCGGCGGCACCACGGTGCCCCTGGAGCAGCGCTGCGTGCGCTACATCGACAATTTCTCCTCCGGCCAGCGtggggccgccgccaccga GTATTTTCTCAAGGCAGGCTATGCCGTCATCTTCATCCATCGCCG TGGGAGCAAGCAGCCTTACTGTAGATTTCTTCCAGAGGATTCATTTCTCGATCTTTTTGAGCTTGGTGAAGACTCAGAAATCCAAG TTCCCCAATCTCATTCCGCTGTGGTCAAGGCAGCTATTAGCAATTATCGTAAG GCAATTCATGAAGGCCTGCTTCTGAAACTTCCTTTCACTACAATTTTCGAGTACCTTCAG TTACTACAAATGGTAGCAACTTCTATGAATTGCTTAGGGCACCGTGGAATGTTCTTTCTTGCTGCTGCAGTTTCTGACTTCTATGTTCCATGGGAAAGCATG GCCAAACATAAAATCGAGTCAGCAGTTGGCCCTTTAAACATGCAACTCAATCAAGTCCCCAAGATGCTTTTCATCCTCAGAAAAAATTGGGCTCCTTCAGCATTTTGTGTATCATTCAAG CTCGAGACGGATCCCAACATCCTCCTACAGAAGGCAGAGATGGCTTTGAAAAAGTACGGTATGAACGTGGTGGTTGCAAATGAGCTTGCGAACTACAAAGATGTAGTGGTCATGGTCACAAGCAGTGGGAGGACGACTGTGAGCAGGAGCAGCAAGGAGGAAGACCTGGAAAAGCAGCTAACCGAGCTCCTGGTAAAGATGCACTCGGAGCACATCACGCAACCCAGTTCATAG